From the genome of Halorussus caseinilyticus, one region includes:
- a CDS encoding heme-binding protein has translation MTREPPATNEGWYALHDFRTVDWDAWRDAPERERETALESGVSFLRNRVDVTDAEEGSSAVFSVLGHKADLLVVHFRPTMADLDTAERAFEDTAFAEYTDQSNSYVSVTEVGGYTSEEMTKEPSEIEDTGLARYAESKLYPEIPDSEFICFYPMDKRRAPGENWYDLPFDERADMMDTHGEIGKTYAGQVSQVITGSIGFDDYEWGVDLFSNDPTNIKDLLYELRFDESSSKYAEFGPFYFGRQFQPEDLPAFMAGRAVPADGESDESGHPHGEGGHHGEGGHHGEGGHHGEGGHHGGDGGDDEGGDIRGELEDRDIRGELEDLDIYAGQPHGEDVYAMVLYSEADPDELFEEVDGLRKNFDHYDTHVKTAVYETREGVEGGRSAVVSIWETQSAADTAGGFLADLPGIVARAGEESGFGTMGMFYTTKPEHRGDFVEKFETVGELLEDMDGHFESNLLVNREDENDMFIASQWESREDAMAFFRSDAFSDTVDWGRDVLADRPRHVFLA, from the coding sequence ATGACGAGAGAACCCCCGGCGACGAACGAGGGTTGGTACGCGCTACACGACTTCCGAACCGTCGATTGGGACGCGTGGCGGGACGCCCCCGAGCGCGAGCGCGAGACCGCTTTAGAGAGCGGCGTCTCGTTCCTCCGAAATCGAGTTGACGTGACCGACGCCGAGGAAGGGTCGTCGGCGGTGTTCTCGGTTCTGGGCCACAAGGCCGACCTGCTGGTGGTCCACTTCCGGCCGACGATGGCCGACTTGGACACCGCCGAGCGAGCGTTCGAGGACACCGCGTTCGCCGAGTACACCGACCAGTCGAACTCCTACGTCTCGGTGACGGAAGTCGGCGGCTACACCTCCGAGGAGATGACGAAAGAACCCTCGGAGATAGAGGACACCGGACTCGCGCGCTACGCCGAGAGCAAACTCTACCCCGAGATTCCCGACAGCGAGTTCATCTGCTTCTACCCGATGGACAAGCGCCGCGCGCCGGGGGAGAACTGGTACGACCTGCCCTTCGACGAGCGCGCCGACATGATGGACACCCACGGCGAAATCGGCAAGACCTACGCGGGACAGGTCTCGCAGGTCATCACCGGGTCCATCGGCTTCGACGACTACGAGTGGGGCGTGGACCTGTTCAGCAACGACCCGACCAACATCAAGGACCTGCTCTACGAACTCCGGTTCGACGAGAGCAGTTCCAAGTACGCCGAGTTCGGCCCGTTCTACTTCGGTCGGCAGTTCCAACCCGAGGACCTCCCGGCGTTCATGGCCGGGCGAGCGGTCCCCGCCGACGGCGAGAGTGACGAGTCGGGCCACCCCCACGGAGAAGGCGGGCATCACGGCGAGGGTGGACACCACGGCGAGGGTGGACACCACGGCGAGGGTGGACACCACGGCGGCGACGGCGGAGACGACGAGGGCGGCGACATCCGCGGCGAACTCGAAGACCGCGACATCCGCGGCGAACTCGAAGACCTCGACATCTACGCGGGCCAACCCCACGGCGAGGACGTGTACGCGATGGTACTCTACTCGGAGGCCGACCCCGACGAACTCTTCGAGGAGGTAGACGGCCTCCGGAAGAACTTCGACCACTACGACACCCACGTCAAGACCGCGGTGTACGAGACCCGCGAGGGAGTCGAAGGCGGTCGGTCGGCGGTCGTGAGCATCTGGGAGACCCAGAGCGCGGCCGACACCGCGGGCGGGTTCCTCGCTGACCTGCCGGGCATCGTCGCTCGCGCCGGAGAGGAGAGCGGATTCGGCACGATGGGGATGTTCTACACCACCAAGCCCGAACACCGCGGGGACTTCGTGGAGAAGTTCGAGACGGTGGGCGAACTCCTCGAAGACATGGACGGCCACTTCGAGTCGAACCTGCTGGTCAACCGCGAGGACGAGAACGATATGTTCATCGCCAGTCAGTGGGAGTCCCGCGAGGACGCCATGGCGTTCTTCCGGAGCGACGCCTTCTCGGATACGGTCGATTGGGGCCGGGACGTGCTGGCCGACCGACCGCGACACGTCTTCTTGGCCTGA
- a CDS encoding nitric-oxide reductase large subunit — protein sequence MRVKRRTLAKILAVVFVLNLAVMGVGAWYSYQQAPPIPKEVQGPDGRTIVTAEQVRDGKTTFQSNGMMNHGSILGNGAYYGEDYTADALDLKVEFMRRYYAREQHGTDDYGSLSASEQATVDVAVKSDLTDGSPGERIEYSAAEAYAHKQVQQVYVERYHEGSHERGVPEGMIASEEEAERFADFALWTAWISHTDRPNADHSYTNEWPYQPAAGNDATGAAMTWSVVAMVLLVAGAGIGVWLYKSIELPEPETEGVTVPRPDEVDLFPGQAAALRFAVVGAGLFLAQVLLGGLLAHYYIERADFFGLGEMLGVSVLQLLPFSIAKTWHIDLGVLWIATLWLGAGLFLPPLLTGREPRKQGAWINRLLGVLVVVVVGAMAGIWLGSKGYFDGALWWILGNEGLEYLEVGRLWQVGILVGFLAWAVLVARGLKPLLDREPRWGLAHMILYAGGSIALLFCAGFLYTPQTNIVVTEFWRWWVVHMWVEGAFEFFIVALVGVTLVSMNLLSKRSAEKAVMVQALLVMGTGVIGVSHHYWWVGQPDVWVPIGSAFSTLELIPLVFILYEAIGQYRAMATSGESFPYTLPFMFIVASGVWNFVGAGVLGFFINLPFINYFEHGTYLTVAHAHAAMFGAFGFLALGMVTYMLRIAVPEAKWSETNLRRAFWAWNVGLALMVGLSLLPVGFLQLEVAFTRSYDAARSLAFYEGELVQLLFWLRMPGDTLVILGTAVFGYDVVKKVLARGETTPTDEPADSPVAAGPAAETDD from the coding sequence ATGAGAGTGAAACGTCGCACACTCGCCAAGATACTCGCGGTCGTGTTCGTCTTGAATCTGGCCGTGATGGGCGTCGGCGCGTGGTACTCCTACCAGCAGGCCCCGCCCATCCCGAAGGAGGTTCAGGGACCGGACGGACGGACCATCGTGACCGCCGAGCAAGTGCGAGACGGCAAGACGACTTTCCAGTCGAACGGCATGATGAACCACGGGTCGATACTGGGCAACGGCGCGTACTACGGCGAAGACTACACCGCCGACGCGCTGGACCTGAAGGTCGAGTTCATGCGCCGGTACTACGCCCGCGAACAGCACGGCACCGACGACTACGGTAGCCTCTCGGCGAGCGAGCAGGCAACCGTTGACGTGGCGGTGAAGTCGGACCTGACCGACGGGAGTCCCGGCGAGCGCATCGAGTACTCCGCGGCCGAGGCGTACGCCCACAAGCAGGTCCAGCAGGTGTACGTCGAGCGCTACCACGAGGGGAGTCACGAGCGCGGCGTCCCCGAAGGGATGATAGCGAGCGAGGAGGAGGCCGAGCGGTTCGCCGACTTCGCGCTCTGGACCGCGTGGATTTCCCACACCGACCGGCCGAACGCCGACCACAGTTACACCAACGAGTGGCCCTACCAACCCGCGGCCGGTAACGACGCCACCGGCGCGGCCATGACGTGGAGCGTCGTCGCCATGGTCCTGCTGGTCGCCGGTGCCGGAATCGGCGTCTGGCTCTACAAGTCCATCGAACTCCCCGAACCCGAAACCGAGGGCGTCACGGTGCCCCGACCCGACGAGGTTGACCTGTTCCCCGGACAGGCCGCCGCGCTCCGGTTCGCAGTCGTCGGCGCGGGCCTGTTCCTCGCGCAGGTTCTGCTCGGGGGTCTGCTCGCCCACTACTACATCGAGCGCGCGGACTTCTTCGGACTCGGCGAGATGCTGGGCGTCAGCGTCCTCCAACTCCTGCCGTTCTCCATCGCCAAGACGTGGCACATCGACCTCGGCGTCCTCTGGATTGCGACCCTGTGGCTCGGCGCGGGCCTGTTCCTCCCGCCTCTGTTGACGGGGCGGGAACCCCGCAAACAGGGCGCGTGGATTAACCGCCTGCTCGGTGTCCTCGTCGTGGTCGTCGTCGGTGCCATGGCGGGCATCTGGCTCGGGTCGAAGGGCTACTTCGACGGCGCACTCTGGTGGATTCTGGGCAACGAGGGGCTGGAGTACCTCGAAGTCGGTCGGCTCTGGCAGGTCGGCATCCTCGTCGGCTTCCTTGCGTGGGCCGTCCTCGTGGCGCGGGGACTCAAGCCCCTGCTCGACCGGGAACCCAGATGGGGTCTCGCACACATGATTCTGTACGCGGGCGGGTCCATCGCCCTGCTGTTCTGCGCGGGCTTCCTCTACACGCCCCAGACCAACATCGTCGTCACCGAGTTTTGGCGCTGGTGGGTCGTCCACATGTGGGTCGAGGGGGCCTTCGAGTTCTTCATCGTCGCGCTGGTCGGGGTCACGCTGGTCAGCATGAACCTCCTCTCGAAGCGGTCGGCCGAGAAAGCCGTGATGGTCCAAGCCCTGCTGGTGATGGGTACCGGTGTCATCGGCGTCTCGCACCACTACTGGTGGGTCGGCCAACCCGACGTGTGGGTGCCCATCGGGAGCGCGTTCTCGACGCTCGAACTCATCCCCCTCGTGTTCATCCTCTACGAGGCCATCGGCCAGTACCGCGCGATGGCCACGAGCGGCGAGTCGTTCCCCTACACGCTCCCGTTCATGTTCATCGTCGCGTCGGGCGTCTGGAACTTCGTGGGCGCGGGCGTCCTCGGGTTCTTCATCAACCTGCCGTTCATCAACTACTTCGAACACGGCACCTATCTCACGGTGGCCCACGCCCACGCCGCGATGTTCGGCGCGTTCGGATTCCTCGCGCTCGGCATGGTGACGTACATGCTCCGCATCGCGGTGCCCGAGGCGAAGTGGTCCGAGACCAACCTCCGGCGCGCGTTCTGGGCGTGGAACGTCGGACTCGCGCTGATGGTCGGTCTCAGCCTGCTCCCCGTCGGCTTCCTCCAGTTGGAAGTCGCGTTCACCCGAAGCTACGACGCCGCCCGAAGCCTCGCCTTCTACGAGGGCGAACTGGTCCAACTGCTGTTCTGGCTCCGGATGCCGGGCGACACGCTGGTCATCCTCGGCACCGCCGTCTTCGGCTACGACGTGGTGAAGAAGGTGCTAGCCCGCGGCGAGACCACGCCGACCGACGAACCCGCCGACTCACCGGTCGCGGCCGGACCTGCGGCCGAGACCGACGACTGA
- a CDS encoding enoyl-CoA hydratase/isomerase family protein gives MIRTQDDDGVRVVTLDRPDRRNALTPDGLDALEAAVTDASQPVVYLRGAGPAFCAGADLDVVAGLDREGAEAFAERGQRVADAIADADSAVVAGIDGAARGGGVELALAADLRVATPEATFAEPGVKLGLFGAWGGTVRLPRVVGEGEALDLALSGRTVDAESARRMGLVSRVTDDPRAVADELAANDPRTLRAVKARMRDDAPPETQQRREAEVFGELVARHADAIADRRES, from the coding sequence GTGATTCGAACACAGGACGACGACGGTGTTCGGGTCGTGACGCTCGACCGACCCGACCGACGAAACGCGCTCACGCCCGACGGACTCGACGCCCTCGAAGCGGCCGTGACCGACGCCAGCCAACCGGTGGTCTACCTCCGCGGGGCGGGACCGGCGTTCTGCGCTGGCGCGGACCTCGACGTGGTGGCGGGACTCGACCGCGAGGGGGCCGAGGCGTTCGCAGAGCGCGGCCAGCGAGTCGCCGACGCCATCGCGGACGCCGACAGCGCGGTCGTCGCGGGCATCGACGGGGCGGCGCGCGGCGGCGGCGTCGAGTTGGCGCTCGCCGCGGACCTCCGAGTCGCCACGCCGGAGGCGACCTTCGCGGAACCCGGCGTGAAACTCGGCCTGTTCGGCGCGTGGGGCGGGACGGTGCGCCTGCCCCGCGTCGTGGGCGAGGGCGAGGCGCTGGACCTCGCGCTCTCGGGGCGGACCGTGGACGCCGAGTCCGCCCGCCGGATGGGACTGGTCTCGCGCGTGACCGACGACCCCCGCGCGGTGGCCGACGAACTCGCCGCCAACGACCCCCGGACCCTCCGCGCGGTCAAGGCGCGGATGCGCGACGACGCGCCGCCGGAGACCCAACAGCGCCGCGAGGCGGAGGTCTTCGGCGAACTCGTCGCGCGCCACGCCGACGCCATCGCCGACCGGCGCGAGTCGTGA
- a CDS encoding DUF7114 family protein, protein MEAAVRARKAGRQAVRDVAPDRLRERIHALLDESAMVPGVLALTSANAVEGASATGGAKVTGRAHDADERGGTGPVGVQERAAGVQLIYEGLRLTRALADEPPWNLDPPHTDSNIDILAADVMVARGFSLLARTEAADKAVETVQSFGRDETDGQQGRPTAPHALETDVFELAVVAGTTTFGSEPSDALLSYAGELAESLDGERPEPPEPVAEAVEQAVADAPDPRQFGPADDPRPSATDP, encoded by the coding sequence ATGGAAGCGGCCGTCCGGGCACGAAAAGCGGGACGACAGGCGGTGCGAGACGTTGCGCCCGACCGACTCCGCGAACGTATCCACGCCCTCCTCGACGAGTCGGCGATGGTGCCGGGAGTGCTGGCGCTCACGTCCGCGAACGCCGTCGAGGGTGCGAGCGCGACCGGAGGCGCGAAGGTGACGGGGAGAGCGCACGACGCCGACGAGCGAGGCGGAACCGGTCCCGTCGGGGTCCAAGAGCGCGCCGCGGGCGTCCAACTCATCTACGAGGGGTTGCGCCTCACCCGCGCTCTCGCCGACGAACCGCCGTGGAACCTCGACCCGCCACACACCGACAGCAACATCGACATCCTCGCGGCGGACGTGATGGTCGCCCGCGGGTTCTCCCTGCTCGCGCGGACCGAGGCCGCCGACAAAGCCGTCGAGACGGTCCAGTCGTTCGGCCGCGACGAGACCGACGGCCAGCAGGGTCGTCCGACCGCCCCGCACGCGCTGGAGACCGACGTGTTCGAACTCGCCGTCGTCGCGGGCACGACCACCTTCGGGTCCGAACCCTCCGACGCCCTGCTGTCTTACGCCGGAGAACTGGCCGAATCGCTCGACGGCGAACGCCCGGAACCGCCCGAACCAGTCGCCGAAGCGGTCGAACAGGCCGTTGCCGACGCGCCGGACCCCCGGCAGTTCGGCCCGGCCGACGACCCGCGGCCGTCGGCCACCGACCCGTGA
- a CDS encoding acyltransferase, whose translation MTKRHVSLSDEMEDSLAEFIAEVDERLASDENTCGVVEEVLVDLHGDRDAYDRWQSGEDVSPAERARLQSYDPCNATLESEYYAEKDEEQFKHSKHLQWLWRQFDATPMADNVEFALRFRRMLADHLFEECGDDCRFFKGITFTYGHNISVGDNTVVHDDVHLDDRGKLTIGNRVSISDSAHVYTHDHDVVDQTEVENYHTVIEDDARVTYDSMVKAGVRVGENAIVGAKSIVQRDVPAHHVAVGQPAKSVKIKPGWEDVARPLDADVETDKESRRIDYELPDDLEVYDEFQRDLNPPGER comes from the coding sequence ATGACCAAACGACACGTATCCCTCTCCGACGAGATGGAGGATTCACTGGCGGAGTTCATCGCGGAGGTAGACGAGCGACTGGCGAGTGACGAGAACACCTGCGGCGTGGTAGAGGAGGTGCTGGTGGACCTCCACGGCGACAGAGACGCCTACGACCGGTGGCAGAGCGGCGAGGATGTCTCGCCCGCCGAGCGCGCGCGACTCCAGAGCTACGACCCGTGTAACGCCACGCTCGAAAGCGAGTACTACGCCGAGAAGGACGAGGAGCAGTTCAAACACTCCAAACACCTCCAGTGGCTCTGGCGGCAGTTCGACGCCACGCCGATGGCCGACAACGTGGAGTTCGCGCTCCGGTTCCGGCGCATGCTCGCCGACCATCTCTTCGAGGAGTGCGGGGACGACTGCCGGTTCTTCAAGGGCATCACGTTCACCTACGGCCACAACATCTCCGTCGGGGACAACACCGTCGTCCACGACGACGTGCATCTGGACGACCGCGGGAAGTTGACCATCGGCAATCGGGTCTCCATCTCGGACTCGGCGCACGTCTACACCCACGACCACGACGTGGTGGACCAGACCGAGGTCGAGAACTATCACACCGTCATCGAGGACGACGCCCGCGTCACCTACGACTCGATGGTCAAGGCGGGCGTCCGCGTCGGGGAGAACGCCATCGTCGGCGCGAAGTCCATCGTCCAGCGAGACGTTCCCGCCCACCACGTCGCGGTGGGCCAACCCGCCAAGAGCGTGAAAATCAAGCCCGGATGGGAGGACGTGGCCCGACCGCTCGACGCCGACGTGGAGACCGACAAGGAGTCCCGGCGCATCGACTACGAGTTGCCCGACGATTTGGAAGTCTACGACGAGTTCCAGCGCGACCTGAACCCGCCGGGCGAGCGGTGA
- a CDS encoding nucleoside phosphorylase: MTFPNYPDKYGAEPLVTPERHTDYRKAQSEGDAAASPEAVVLCYSRGLMDYFTEEYDGRTVDHYYGDLYAFADADYSVGVLGNFGIGAPTTAMLMDELVANGVETFLSIGFAGCLDDSIEMGEFVVPEKAIRDEGTSHHYVESEKYAHASESLVADTKRLLRERDEPFHVGTSWTTDAIYRETEKEVERYADEGVLTVEMEASAVFAVADYRGVEAGAMFVVSDYLGLSEWEPKFHLTAEDMRRLGDTAKELLTSRRN; the protein is encoded by the coding sequence ATGACGTTTCCCAACTACCCGGACAAGTACGGGGCCGAACCGCTGGTCACGCCCGAGCGACACACCGACTACCGGAAAGCGCAGTCCGAGGGCGACGCCGCGGCGTCGCCCGAAGCAGTCGTCCTCTGTTACAGTCGGGGGCTGATGGACTACTTCACCGAGGAGTACGACGGCCGAACCGTGGACCACTACTACGGGGACCTCTACGCCTTCGCGGACGCCGACTACAGCGTCGGCGTCCTCGGAAACTTCGGCATCGGTGCGCCGACGACCGCGATGCTGATGGACGAACTCGTGGCCAACGGCGTCGAAACGTTCCTCTCCATCGGGTTCGCGGGGTGTCTCGACGACTCCATCGAGATGGGCGAGTTCGTCGTCCCCGAGAAAGCCATCCGCGACGAGGGGACCTCTCACCACTACGTCGAGTCCGAAAAGTACGCCCACGCGAGCGAGTCGCTGGTCGCCGACACCAAACGGTTGCTCCGCGAGCGAGACGAACCGTTCCACGTCGGTACCTCGTGGACGACCGACGCCATCTACCGGGAGACCGAAAAAGAGGTCGAGCGATACGCCGACGAGGGCGTCCTCACCGTCGAGATGGAGGCATCGGCGGTGTTCGCGGTGGCCGACTACCGCGGCGTGGAAGCCGGTGCGATGTTCGTCGTGAGCGACTACCTCGGTCTCTCCGAGTGGGAACCGAAGTTTCACCTGACCGCCGAGGACATGCGACGGCTCGGCGACACCGCCAAAGAACTCCTCACGAGTCGCCGGAACTGA
- the nirK gene encoding copper-containing nitrite reductase: protein MPATNRRTVLQGIGLGGAATLAGCSTRSAPKTTQTQQAMNKQKRKTVKRVAADPTDIPNPISRSEPRAVDVTLRPEEVTAEVEDGVTFNYMTYNGQVPGPMIRVRKGDTVNLTFENPAENDMPHNVDFHAVAGPGGGAEATMTAPGETTRLKFKATYPGAYIYHCAVPNLDMHISAGMFGIILVEPEEGLPEVDHEFYVGQHEIYTDKRPGEKGQHNFDVAAMAREEPTYVVMNGEKYACTPDKYGAGEVETGDTARVFFVTGGPNLTSSFHPIGNVFEKLWPEGSLTTRPQTHIQTKQVAPGSTAVATMDFPVPGAFKLVDHSLSRVARKGCMAVVAAEGEENPEIFDPEPKK, encoded by the coding sequence ATGCCCGCAACCAATCGTCGCACGGTCCTGCAAGGTATCGGTCTCGGTGGCGCGGCCACCCTCGCCGGGTGTTCCACCCGCTCCGCCCCGAAAACGACTCAGACTCAGCAGGCCATGAACAAACAGAAACGGAAGACCGTCAAGCGAGTCGCGGCGGACCCGACCGACATCCCGAACCCGATTAGCCGGAGCGAACCGAGAGCGGTGGACGTGACCCTGCGTCCCGAGGAGGTCACGGCCGAAGTCGAGGACGGCGTTACGTTCAACTACATGACCTACAACGGGCAGGTCCCCGGCCCGATGATTCGGGTCCGGAAGGGCGACACCGTGAATCTCACCTTCGAGAACCCCGCGGAGAACGACATGCCCCACAACGTGGACTTCCACGCGGTCGCGGGACCGGGCGGCGGGGCCGAGGCCACGATGACCGCGCCGGGAGAGACCACCCGCCTCAAGTTCAAGGCGACCTACCCCGGCGCGTACATCTACCACTGCGCCGTGCCGAACCTCGACATGCACATCTCCGCGGGCATGTTCGGCATCATCCTCGTCGAACCCGAGGAGGGTCTCCCGGAGGTGGACCACGAGTTCTACGTCGGCCAGCACGAGATTTACACCGACAAGCGCCCCGGCGAGAAGGGCCAGCACAACTTCGACGTGGCGGCGATGGCCCGCGAGGAACCCACCTACGTCGTGATGAACGGCGAGAAGTACGCCTGCACGCCCGACAAGTACGGCGCGGGCGAAGTCGAGACGGGCGACACCGCGCGGGTGTTCTTCGTCACCGGCGGCCCGAACCTCACCAGTAGCTTCCACCCCATCGGCAACGTCTTCGAGAAGCTCTGGCCCGAAGGGTCGCTGACCACCCGACCGCAGACCCACATCCAGACCAAACAGGTCGCGCCCGGTAGCACCGCGGTTGCGACGATGGACTTCCCGGTCCCCGGCGCGTTCAAACTGGTGGACCACTCGCTGAGTCGCGTGGCGCGGAAAGGGTGCATGGCCGTCGTGGCCGCCGAGGGCGAGGAGAACCCCGAAATCTTCGACCCCGAACCGAAGAAGTGA
- a CDS encoding AEC family transporter produces MSLVSALGTAILPVLSVAAVGFLLGKTRDVNVDALGTVTIYVLTPALIFHSLATSDISGGLAAKLIGGVVVFTLAMVGLAEGVGRLLGETEPALSALVLSSSFPNAGNYGIPLSAFAFGAVGRSTAVLYIAGQSVLMYTVGVYLASRGDESDLRSAATEVFRLPLVYAVVAAWVARLLGVVPASGSAAMETLKLVGDASIPVMLLMLGIQLANTKHGAAISRVGVSNGLKLVVAPLVGVGVALLLGLGANPEVARVFVLECGMPAAVTPLILSIEYDSGEGEGLSGPEYVSTAIFASTVASVVTLTGLIAVLQSGMVI; encoded by the coding sequence GTGTCACTCGTCTCTGCGCTCGGGACGGCCATCCTCCCGGTCCTCTCCGTCGCGGCGGTGGGCTTCCTGCTCGGGAAGACCCGCGACGTGAACGTGGATGCGCTCGGAACCGTCACCATCTACGTGCTGACGCCCGCGCTCATCTTCCACAGCCTCGCCACCTCCGACATCTCGGGCGGGCTAGCCGCGAAGCTAATCGGCGGCGTCGTGGTCTTCACGCTGGCGATGGTGGGACTCGCGGAGGGCGTCGGCCGTCTGCTCGGCGAGACCGAACCCGCGCTGAGTGCGCTGGTCCTCTCGTCGTCGTTCCCCAACGCGGGCAACTACGGCATCCCGCTGTCGGCGTTCGCGTTCGGCGCGGTCGGACGCTCGACGGCGGTTCTCTACATCGCGGGCCAGTCGGTGCTGATGTACACCGTCGGGGTGTATCTGGCCTCCCGCGGCGACGAGAGCGACCTGCGCTCGGCCGCGACCGAGGTGTTTCGCCTGCCGCTGGTCTACGCCGTCGTCGCGGCGTGGGTCGCGCGATTGCTCGGGGTCGTCCCGGCCTCCGGAAGCGCCGCGATGGAGACGCTGAAACTCGTCGGCGACGCCTCCATCCCGGTGATGCTGTTGATGCTCGGCATCCAACTCGCCAACACCAAACACGGCGCGGCCATCTCGCGCGTCGGCGTCTCGAACGGCCTGAAACTGGTGGTCGCGCCGCTGGTCGGCGTCGGCGTAGCCCTGTTGCTCGGTCTCGGCGCGAACCCGGAAGTCGCGCGGGTGTTCGTGCTGGAGTGTGGGATGCCCGCCGCGGTCACGCCGCTGATTCTGTCCATCGAGTACGACTCGGGCGAGGGCGAGGGGTTGTCGGGACCGGAGTACGTCAGCACCGCCATCTTCGCGAGTACGGTGGCGAGCGTGGTGACGCTGACGGGCCTGATTGCGGTGTTGCAGTCGGGAATGGTGATTTGA
- a CDS encoding ribbon-helix-helix domain-containing protein: MSHTDTNGANDPEKTNINIRLTESFLADIDATWQDEGYNSRSEFVREALRDAVRHPDLTRESWKEIAAVEHARRTGESETFSREDVLTGDE, translated from the coding sequence ATGTCTCATACAGATACAAACGGGGCGAACGACCCGGAGAAAACGAACATCAATATCCGTTTGACCGAATCGTTCCTCGCAGACATCGACGCGACGTGGCAGGACGAAGGCTACAACAGTCGAAGCGAGTTCGTCCGAGAGGCACTCCGTGATGCAGTCCGTCATCCGGACCTCACCCGCGAGAGTTGGAAGGAAATCGCCGCCGTCGAACACGCGCGTCGGACGGGCGAGAGCGAGACGTTCTCCCGCGAGGACGTTCTGACCGGAGACGAGTAA
- a CDS encoding type II toxin-antitoxin system RelE family toxin: MDTHGQNRITDKLDEIVNDQWRNPDDYLEPLTGVPHSKLRIGQFRLGAECDYADKKLDVYTIERRGSAYKPGDD; encoded by the coding sequence TTGGATACCCACGGACAGAACCGTATCACCGACAAACTCGACGAAATCGTAAACGACCAGTGGCGGAACCCGGACGACTACTTGGAGCCGTTGACTGGCGTTCCCCACTCGAAACTCCGCATCGGTCAGTTCCGTCTCGGTGCCGAATGTGACTATGCTGACAAGAAGTTAGACGTGTACACCATCGAACGCCGCGGCAGTGCGTACAAACCCGGCGACGACTGA